The bacterium nucleotide sequence TCTGCATAGTTGATAATTGATAATTTTCAACTTCAACAACTGATCTTACAGGATCCATAACTCTAAACCAGACAACAGCATTAATTTTTATAGGAACATTATCTTTTGTCATAACTTCCTGAGGGGTAACATCAAATGTTACAGTTCTCAAACTTACTTTTACCATTTTTTCTATAATTGGTATAAGAAAAATTAAACCAGGACCTCTTGCTCCAACCAATCTCCCAAGACGAAAAACAACTCCCCTTTCATATTCATTCACTATTTTTATAGCATTTGCTAAAATCATAAAAATGAAAACTGCTAAAATTATCCATCCCATAACTTCCTCCTTTTTGTAAATTGTATATTATAAAAATGGAATTAGTCAAATTAAAGAATTTGAAATTTTTACTTTTGGATTTATAATGTTTCTTTAAAAAGGTGTAAAAATGTTGCAGAACAATAATTTCAAAAATGGAAAATTTGATATATATTTTAAGTATCTGAGTGATTACAAAAAGGTTGCTATTCTTGCACCATTGTTTATGATTCTTGAAGTAATAATGGACCTTTTACAGCCAAAACTTCTATCTACTATTATTGATGATGGAATTGTTAAAAATAATTTAAAGTTGATAATAAATACTGGTTTTTTTATGTTTTTTATTGCAATTATTGGATTGATTGGTGGGATTGGATGTACAATATTTTC carries:
- a CDS encoding SPFH domain-containing protein, with translation MGWIILAVFIFMILANAIKIVNEYERGVVFRLGRLVGARGPGLIFLIPIIEKMVKVSLRTVTFDVTPQEVMTKDNVPIKINAVVWFRVMDPVRSVVEVENYQLSTMQIAQTTLRGVAGQLELDEILAEREKINHRLQQIIDEQTDPWGIKVSIVEIKEVELPDTMKRAMARQAEVERERR